GGCGATGGCGGGCGCGCTGTGGTCGGCGAGGATCCGTACGGCCTCGCGGTCCTGCTGGTCCAGGGCGAGTTCGCCCGCGCGCGGCGGGACGTAGAGGTGGCCGATGGCGTTGTCCCGGTGGACCAGGGGGAAGGCCTCGTCGAGGGCGCCCGGGCTGCCCAGGCGGGCCAGTTCGCGCTCCCCGTGCCGGGTGTGGATCACCAGGCGGGCGGCCGGCAGCCGCAGGGTGTGCACGACCGTGTCGCACAGCAGGCGGGGCATGTCACCGGGGTCGAGGGCATGGCTGAGCCGGTCGGCGAGGGCGCGCACCGCCTGGTAGGGCTGGGCGCGTTCGCCGTAGTAGTAGCGGTCGACCAGCCGGGCGGTCCAGCGCGCGGTGGGCCGCAGCAGGGCGCCGACCAGCAGGGTGAGGCAGGCCATCAGCGCGGACTCGGGGGTCAGCGAGCCCGGCGCGAAGTAGTCGAGGACGAAGGCGCCGCCCGCGTAGGCCATGAACAGCGCGAAGGTCAGGACGAAGGCGGTCAGGATGCGCCGCCCCGCCCGGTCCAGGGCCCAGGTGCGCTCCCGGATGTGGACGTAGCCCACGGTCGCCGGCCAGGAAGCGGCGGCCAGGTAGACGATGACGACCTCGAAGCCCATGGGCGGGTCGCCGTACTGGTTGACGGCGATCACCGCGATCCACAGCAGGTACGGCACCGCCAGGATCGCGTAGGGGCGGTCGGACTTCTGGGTGCGGGGCCAGCGGATGACCATGATGAGGATGCCGACGCCCGCGATGACCGGCGGGACCCAGCGCGAGGCGGTGTCCATCCACGGCGTGAGCAGGCGCTCCACGTCGGCCCATCCGCCGCCCGCGATGGGGGTGGGGACCCCGTAGTAGACGAAGCCGGGGCGGGTGAAGACGTAGTACTGCTGGGCGGCGCTGAAGACGGCGGTGAACGCCACGTACGGCAGGCCCCACCTGCGGGGGAACCGGCCGGTGGGGAGCCACAGCGGCATGGGATAGATGATGATGTTGATCAGGGTGAACGCGACCATCACCAGGATGAACACGGCGGTGAGCACGCCCGGTCCGGCTCCGTGCACCACGGCGGTCTGCGGCACCACCTGGGCCAGGGTCAGGGCGCAGCCGCAGCACAGCATGAGCGTGCCGAGGACGCGTGCGGTCCGGCGGGCGGCGAAGACCATGCCGGTGAGGGCGATGCCGAGGCCGACGAGCACGTGGTCGGCGGCGAGGTGGAGGCGGACGGCGCTCAGGGCGGGGTGGCCCAGGTGGGTGAGGGTGACCACGCCCCAGGTGAGGGCGGCGAGCATGGTGAGGACGCAGACGGCGTACGCGGGCAGCATCTCCGGCCCCGAGCGGGGCGTGCTCGCCGTGGTCCGGTTCACTGTGCTCATGTCGGCCTCCCCGGCCGCTCGGGGCGTTGGTTTCCAGCCTGGCGCGCCCCCGGTCCCGGGCGCATGGGGCGGGTGCCCCGGTTCCCGGTCCGCCGGGACGGCGGCCCCGGGGGGGCGGGCGGGCGTCAGCCGTCGTCGCCCAGGCCCGCGTCCCGGGCCCGGGCGACGGCCTCGGCGCGGGAGGTGACCTGGAGCTTCTCGAAGACGTGGGTGATGTGGTTGCGGACGGTCTTCTCGGACAGGACCAGCTCCCGGGCGATGCGCCGGTTGTCGTGGCCCCGTGAGATCAGCTCGAGCACCTCGACCTCACGGGAGGTCAGGGAGGGGAACAGCTGTCCGGCGTCGCGCCGGTGACCGCCCGCCAGGAGCGCGGAGAGCCGGGCCGCGATCTCCGAGCCGATGACGGCGCCGCCGGCGGCGACCGTGCGCAGGGCGTGCAGGACCTCCTCGGAACCCGCGCCCTTGACCACGTAGCCGCGGGCACCCGCCTGGAGGGCGGCGAGGAGGCTGCCGTCGTCGTCGGACATGGTGAGCATGAGGACCGGCAGCCCGGGGTGGGTGCCGGCGAGGCGGCGGGTGGCCTCGATCCCGGAGACGTCGGGCAGGGACAGGTCCATCACGACCACGTCCGGCCGGTGCCGGTCCACCGCGTCCGGGACCTCACCGCCGGTCTCGGCCTCGGCGACGACGACCGCGCCCCGGGTGCTCTCCAGGGCGGCCCGCAGGCCCTCGCGGAACAGGGGGTGGTCATCGACGATCAAGACACGGGGGATCGTTCGGTCTTCTTCGTCCACGGATCGACACTAGCAGTTACCAAACAGTCACCGAGGGCGACTCGAGGGGGAGGGGCCCGGGAGGGCGCGGTGGGTCCGGGAGGGGGTCGCTGCCCCATGCCCTTGGGGTGCGGGCGCACGGATCGTGGGCGGCATGTCCGTACACCCCTCCTCCGTCCGCATCGACCGGTCGCTGCTCTCCGGCCCGGCGCACGTCCGCGTGCAGATCCGCTACGGGGACGGCTCGGCCGGTGAACTCCCCGGGATCCTGCGGGAGCTGGGCCCCGGCCGGATCGCCCTGGTCACCGGCCCCGGCCTGCCGCGCGAGCACGCCGCGCGCGTGCTGCGCCTGCTCGGCGCGGCCGCGCCCACCGGGGTGCTGTGGCCCGACGGCGGCGGCCCCCTCGTGGTCCCCGACGGCGCCCTCGTCGTCGCGCTCGGCGGTACCCGCGTGATCGCCGCGGCCGGCCGGGCCCGCTGCGCCGACGGCACGCGCCCGGCCCTCGTACGCCTGCCCACCACCCTGCGGGCCATGTCGGACACGGCCCTGTCGGTGGCCGGCCCGGGCGGCCGGATCTCGGCGCCGATCCTGGTCCGGATCCAGCTGGAGTTCCTCGCGACCTTGGCGCCGCAGGCCCTGCGCGCCGGGCTGAGCCCGCTGCTGCGCACCGTGCTGGCCGTCGTCCCGGCCTCCGCGGAGCGCGTGGCCTCCCGGCTGCGGCCCGGCGGCGGCTACGACCCGGGCACCCTCGCGTCGTTCGTCTCCCTCTGCCTGGAGGCCAGGGCCGCCCTCGCCTGCCACGACCCGCTCGAACGGGGTCCCGCGGCGGCCCTGCGCTACGGCGACACCGTGGCCCGGGCCCTGCGGAGCCTGGCCGGCCCGGACCTGCGCCACGGGGACGCGCTCGCCCTGGGCCTGCGCGCCGCCGCGGGCGTCTCCCGCCGCTCGGGCCTGCTGGACCCGGCGGACGAGGCCGCCCACGAGGACCTCCTGGACCGCGCCGGGGCCGCCCGGGCCCTGCCCGGCGGGATCCTCCCGCGGGAGCTGGCCGCGGCGGTGACCGGGGGCCGGGATCAGGCCCGCATGGTGCTGCTGCGCGGGCCGGGCGATCCGTACGCGCACCACGGCGGGCTGCTCACCCCGGTCGCCGCCGACGTCCTGGAAGCGGCACTGGCGCAGCTCGTGCCGGCCGGGCGGCGGGTCCCGGGACCGGACCGGGACCGCGCGCGGATCCAGGTCCCGGGCGGACGGGACAGCGGGCGCCCCACGGTGGACGGACCATCGGCCCCACTCCCCAGGCAGTGATCACCATGTACCGATTCCTCGGCCACTTCGGCGCCGGCCTCCCGGCGCACCGGCTGCGCGCCGCCGCCGCGCAACTCCGCACCGGCCCTCCCGGCGGCCTGTGCCTGCACCACGGCGAGGGGTGGGCGCTGGCGGCCGGCCGGGCGTCGGCCCTGGGCGATGTCACCGCCGTGCTCGACGGCGAGATCGACAACCGGCTCGCCCTCGCCACCCGGCTGGAGGTACGCGGCCACGCGGTCGCCGACCGGAACGACCCGGCGCTGCTGCGCTCCGCCTTCGAGCTGGACGGCGCGGAGTTCGCGGCGCACCTCGAGGGCGGGTACGCGGCGGCCGTGGTCGACGCCCGCGCCGAGCCGGTGCTGGTCCTGGCCACCGACGCGGCGGGCACCACCCCGCTGTACTACCACTGGGAGCCTGGCCGGGGGCGGCTGTGCTTCGCCTCCGACGTCCCGGCCCTGCTCGCGCTGCTGCCGGACCCGCCGGGGCTGTGGGAGCCCGGCCTGGACGCGTACCTCACCACGGGGGCGCCGCTCGACGGGCGGACCCTGATCGAGGGGGTGCGGATGCTGCCGCCCGGCACGACCGCCGTGTGCTCGCACCGCACGGGCCTGCGGCTGGTGCGCCGGGCGGGCGCCGCCCGGCGGACGGTGCCCGCGCCCGGGACCGCCGCGGGGGCGCGGGAGCGGCTGCTCGAGCAGGTGCGGCGGCGCTCGGGCGGCGCGGGGCCGCTGTGCGTGCTGGGCTCCGGGGGGCCGGGCGCCGAGCTGGTGGCGGAACTGGCCGGGGCGGCCAGGCCGGAGCTGGCCTCGGTGGGCGTTCCCGACGGCGGAGTGCCCGGCTCCGGTGGCCTGGACCCGGCCCGGCTGCCGGAGCTGCTGCCCGAACTGGCCTGGCGGCTGGGACAGCCGGACCCGGACCCGGCCGCGCTGCGCGGCTTCGCCCTGTTCGAGGCCGCGCGCCGGGCGGGATTCCGTACCGCGCTGGCCACCGACCCGGTCGAGGAGCTCGCCGAGGGCCGCCGGCGGGTCGGGGCGGCCGTGCGCGCCGGCTCGGCGGCCGCGTACGCCGACACGCTCGGCCCCGTCCCCGCCGGGGCCCGCTCCCGCCTCTACAGCTCCGAGTACCGCGCGTACCTCGCCGGCCGGGGCGACGCCGCGCGGTCCCTGGCCGAGCGGCTCGGGGGCGGGGCGGAACTCGCCGGTGCGGCGGCCCGCTTCGAGCTGGAGGTGCTGCTGCCCGCGCGCGGTCTGCGCCGGCTGGCGCACCTGAGCGCCGCGCACGGGGTCCGGGCCCGGCTCCCGCTGTCGCCGCGCCGGGCCTGGGCGGCCCTGCCTGCGGCGGGGCCCGGGGCGGCCGGGCAGCCGGTGACGGCCCTGCTCACCCGGGACGGCCCGCTGGCCGCGCTGGCCCTCGAGGTGCTCTCCCCCGGACGCCTGCGGTCCTCGGGGCTGCTGGATCCGGCGGCCGTGGGGAGCCTGCTGGCCGCGCAGTTC
This is a stretch of genomic DNA from Streptomyces sp. NBC_00091. It encodes these proteins:
- a CDS encoding histidine kinase — its product is MSTVNRTTASTPRSGPEMLPAYAVCVLTMLAALTWGVVTLTHLGHPALSAVRLHLAADHVLVGLGIALTGMVFAARRTARVLGTLMLCCGCALTLAQVVPQTAVVHGAGPGVLTAVFILVMVAFTLINIIIYPMPLWLPTGRFPRRWGLPYVAFTAVFSAAQQYYVFTRPGFVYYGVPTPIAGGGWADVERLLTPWMDTASRWVPPVIAGVGILIMVIRWPRTQKSDRPYAILAVPYLLWIAVIAVNQYGDPPMGFEVVIVYLAAASWPATVGYVHIRERTWALDRAGRRILTAFVLTFALFMAYAGGAFVLDYFAPGSLTPESALMACLTLLVGALLRPTARWTARLVDRYYYGERAQPYQAVRALADRLSHALDPGDMPRLLCDTVVHTLRLPAARLVIHTRHGERELARLGSPGALDEAFPLVHRDNAIGHLYVPPRAGELALDQQDREAVRILADHSAPAIASLQLYEELQTSREQIVLAREEERRRLRHDLHDGLGPALSGLRLQVDAARAAIPPGTRATASLATVSGGIGQAIDELRHITGGLAPAALDGADLPRALRQLAEHLGRTLRITVSLAPEPFPGLPAAVEVALYRIAAEALNNVVRHARAAHAHAAVVLTPEAVTVEVRDDGEGVPEGVPADGGVGLRSMAERAEELGGTFALVSTGTGTVVRAVLPRTAGTGPGPGDHVPGTGGFVR
- a CDS encoding response regulator transcription factor, whose protein sequence is MIVDDHPLFREGLRAALESTRGAVVVAEAETGGEVPDAVDRHRPDVVVMDLSLPDVSGIEATRRLAGTHPGLPVLMLTMSDDDGSLLAALQAGARGYVVKGAGSEEVLHALRTVAAGGAVIGSEIAARLSALLAGGHRRDAGQLFPSLTSREVEVLELISRGHDNRRIARELVLSEKTVRNHITHVFEKLQVTSRAEAVARARDAGLGDDG